In the Euphorbia lathyris chromosome 5, ddEupLath1.1, whole genome shotgun sequence genome, one interval contains:
- the LOC136229272 gene encoding histone-lysine N-methyltransferase SUVR5-like, producing MEVLPCSGVQYVGDADCVQQNSGTGFSYDGEINGIEHGKQVKMVGDLQAVNVERPQSDSHGMTDDCQVESQKLSENCHDLEDDDYSMETCEAPDNYHVTVVDTIESEPSNSRDAESLLAPKWLEHDESVALWVKWRGKWQAGIRCARSDWPLSTLKAKPTHDRKKYFVVFFPHTRNYSWADMMLVRSIYEFPQPNACRTHKIGLKMVKDLNIARRFIMKKLAVGMLNIVVQFHHEALVDTARDVTILKEFAMEAARCSGYSDLGRMLLKLQNMMLPCYMNSDWLQHSFHSWAQHCEVAQSAESIELLKEELSDSIRWNEVNSLSNAPVQPTLGSEWKTWKHEFMKWFSTSQTLSSSGDVEQRSCESPSNMSLPVSRKRAKLEVRRAEPHASQVETSNSLQSMAAETDSGFFSNRGSINAMIVASELGKVDEFRDRASPLEFPCSVADKWDGIVVAAGNSEVTRTKDSETTPVNVVAKKALDPGSKNRQCIAFIESKGRQCVRWANDGDVYCCVHLASRFIGSSSKAEASTPINSPMCGGTTVLGTHCKHRSLPGSSFCKKHRPRIDSTNTSNLSNNALKRKHAEVTPGSETTYCKDMVLVGQVESLLQVKPFQLMDGDSFYRRNNPEHSAQDHSSTEVLRCIGSSPLDSNFPCHETPKRYSLYCDKHIPSWLKRARNGKSRIIPKEVFTDLLKDCFSLDQRRCLHKACELFYKLFKSIMSLRNPVPMEVQLQWALSEASKDFSVGKLLLKLVSTEKERLAQIWGFTAGENVHISSVTEEPTALPLVVHSSLGGDERSVKCKFCSEEFMDDQELGSHCMCKHRKEAQWLFRGHACAICLDSFTNRKLLESHVQERHHVQFAEQCILLQCIPCGSHFGNAEELWRHVLAVHPAEFRMPKVDQQQNMHMHKEKEVPFQKLELGNPPSVENNSESFGGIRRFICRFCGLKFDLLPDLGRHHQAAHMGAHMLSSRPPKRGIRYYAYRLKTGRLSRPGFKKSLGTATYKMQNRGSGNLKKRIQASKSISIGELSAQHTVAEPEALGKLAESQCSSVANMWFAEIQKTKPRPNNLDILAAAQAACCKVSLKASLEGKYGVLPERLYLKAAKLCSEHNITVQWHQDGFICPRGCKSFKDPELLLPLVPRTNCSVGKPSANLSDNIKNEWEVDECHYVIDLKDFREIPKQMVTVLCNDISFGKEVIPIVCVVDEDLLTSLNVSPDVSDGQVSNFSMPWESFTYITNPLLDQSCNPDIEHMQLGCACPHSSCTPERCDHVYLFDNDYEDAKDIHGKSMHGRFPYDDKGRLILEEGYLVYECNRICSCSKTCPNRILQNGLRVKVEVFKTKNKGWAVRACEPILRGTFVCEYIGEVLDEQEANERRGRYGEKGCSYMYGIDAHTNDMSRLIEGQGNYVIDATKYGNVSRFINHSCKPNLVNHQVLVNSMESQYAHIGLYASRDILSGEELTHNYRYDLIPGDGFPCLCGTSDCRGRLY from the exons ATGGAAGTTCTTCCCTGTTCTGGTGTTCAGTATGTTGGGGATGCTGATTGTGTTCAACAGAATTCAGGAACCGGTTTCTCTTATGATGGAGAAATTAATGGGATTGAACatggaaaacaagtaaaaatgGTGGGTGACTTGCAAGCGGTGAATGTCGAAAGGCCTCAAAGTGATAGCCATGGAATGACAGATGATTGTCAGGTGGAAAGCCAAAAGTTATCCGAGAATTGTCATGATCTTGAAGATGATGATTATTCCATGGAAACTTGTGAAGCCCCTGATAACTATCATGTAACGGTGGTGGATACTATTGAAAGTGAACCGAGCAACTCTAGGGATGCAGAGTCTCTCTTAGCACCCAAGTGGTTAGAACACGACGAATCCGTGGCATTGTGGGTTAAG TGGAGAGGCAAGTGGCAGGCAGGAATAAGATGTGCAAGGTCAGACTGGCCGTTATCGACTTTGAAAGCAAAACCAACTCATGATAGGAAGAAGTATTTTGTGGTGTTTTTTCCGCATACTAGGAATTACTCCTGGGCAGATATGATGCTGGTTCGATCAATCTATGAATTTCCGCAGCCTAATGCATGTAGGACTCATAAAATTGGACTAAAGATGGTTAAAGATTTGAACATTGCAAGACGATTTATAATGAAAAAACTAGCAGTTGGCATGCTGAATATTGTTGTTCAATTTCATCATGAG GCTTTGGTAGACACTGCTCGTGATGTAACGATCTTGAAGGAATTTGCTATGGAGGCTGCACGTTGTAGTGGTTATTCTGATCTTGGACGAATGCTTCTGAAGCTTCAAAAT ATGATGTTGCCGTGCTACATGAATTCCGACTGGCTGCAGCATTCTTTTCATTCTTGGGCACAGCATTGTGAGGTTGCACAAAGTGCTGAATCCATTGAATTGTTGAAGGAG GAATTGTCTGATTCTATCCGATGGAATGAAGTCAACTCTCTTTCGAATGCCCCGGTGCAGCCAACATTAGGTTCCGAATGGAAAACCTGGAAGCATGAATTTATGAAATGGTTCTCCACATCTCAAACTCTATCTAGTAGTGGAGATGTAGAGCAGAGGAGCTGTGAGAGTCCCTCAAATATGAGTCTTCCGGTTTCCAGGAAGAGGGCTAAGCTTGAAGTTCGCCGTGCAGAGCCACATGCTTCCCAGGTGGAAACAAGCAATTCACTTCAATCTATGGCTGCTGAAACTGACTCTGGGTTTTTCAGTAATCGAGGCTCTATAAATGCCATGATTGTTGCATCCGAACTCGGTAAAGTGGATGAATTCAGGGATAGAGCTTCTCCCTTAGAGTTTCCGTGCAGTGTAGCTGACAAATGGGATGGAATTGTTGTTGCAGCTGGAAACTCGGAGGTCACAAGGACCAAAGATTCTGAAACAACTCCTGTAAATGTTGTGGCTAAGAAAGCTTTAGACCCTGGGAGTAAGAATCGACAGTGCATTGCTTTTATTGAATCGAAGGGTAGACAGTGTGTTAGGTGGGCAAATGATGGTGATGTGTACTGTTGTGTTCATTTGGCGTCTCGTTTCATCGGTAGCTCCAGTAAAGCTGAAGCAAGTACTCCAATTAATAGTCCAATGTGTGGAGGAACCACTGTTCTTGGAACTCATTGTAAACATCGATCTTTACCAGGATCTTCATTCTGTAAGAAACATAGGCCCCGAATTGACTCTACAAACACTTCAAATTTATCTAACAATGCACTTAAGAGAAAGCATGCGGAGGTTACTCCTGGATCAGAAACCACATACTGCAAAGATATGGTACTAGTGGGACAAGTTGAAAGTCTGCTTCAAGTAAAGCCTTTTCAACTCATGGATGGAGACAGTTTTTACAGAAGGAATAACCCTGAACATTCCGCTCAGGATCATAGTAGTACAGAGGTGCTGCGCTGTATAGGCTCAAGTCCCCTTGATAGCAATTTCCCTTGTCATGAAACTCCAAAACGTTATTCATTATATTGTGATAAACACATCCCCAGCTGGCTAAAGCGTGCAAGAAACGGTAAAAGTAGAATAATTCCAAAAGAAGTGTTTACAGATCTTTTAAAAGATTGCTTTTCGCTGGATCAAAGACGTTGTCTACATAAAGCTTGTGAACTTTTTTACAAGCTCTTCAAAAGTATTATGTCGTTAAGAAACCCAGTTCCGATGGAAGTTCAACTTCAATGGGCCCTATCTGAGGCTTCTAAAGATTTCAGTGTTGGCAAACTCTTGTTGAAGTTGGTTTCCACCGAAAAAGAGAGACTTGCACAAATATGGGGCTTCACTGCTGGTGAAAACGTACATATTTCCTCTGTAACTGAAGAGCCGACAGCTTTGCCATTGGTTGTTCATAGCAGCCTTGGCGGTGATGAAAGATCAGTCAAGTGCAAATTCTGCTCGGAGGAGTTTATGGATGATCAAGAGCTTGGAAGCCACTGCATGTGCAAGCATAGAAAGGAAGCACAATGGTTGTTCAGGGGACATGCCTGTGCGATTTGCTTGGATTCATTTACCAACCGTAAACTTTTGGAATCCCATGTGCAGGAGAGACATCACGTGCAATTTGCGGAACAGTGCATTCTTCTCCAGTGCATTCCTTGTGGAAGCCACTTTGGGAATGCTGAAGAATTATGGCGGCATGTCCTTGCTGTACATCCTGCTGAATTCAGGATGCCGAAAGTGGATCAACAGCAGAATATGCATAtgcacaaagaaaaggaagttcCTTTTCAAAAACTTGAGTTAGGTAATCCACCTTCTGTGGAAAACAATTCTGAGAGTTTTGGTGGTATTCGAAGATTCATATGCAGGTTTTGCGGCTTGAAGTTTGACTTGCTTCCTGATCTTGGTCGGCACCATCAGGCTGCTCATATGGGAGCACATATGTTGAGCTCTCGGCCTCCAAAGAGGGGAATTCGTTATTATGCGTATAGATTAAAAACTGGAAGACTTAGCCGTCCTGGATTTAAGAAAAGTCTTGGAACAGCAACATATAAGATGCAGAACAGGGGCAGTGGTAACTTGAAGAAACGTATCCAGGCATCAAAATCGATAAGCATCGGGGAATTAAGTGCACAGCACACAGTAGCGGAGCCCGAAGCTCTTGGTAAGTTGGCAGAATCCCAGTGCTCATCTGTTGCAAATATGTGGTTTGCTGAGATTCAGAAGACGAAACCTCGACCCAATAATCTTGACATCTTAGCTGCTGCACAAGCTGCTTGCTGTAAGGTGAGCCTAAAGGCCTCATTAGAGGGAAAATACGGAGTATTGCCCGAACGATTGTATCTCAAGGCAGCCAAACTTTGCAGCGAGCATAACATTACAGTGCAGTGGCACCAGGACGGTTTCATTTGTCCCAGAGGATGCAAGAGTTTTAAGGATCCTGAATTACTGTTGCCCTTGGTTCCCCGTACAAACTGTTCTGTAGGTAAACCGTCAGCAAATTTATCTGACAACATAAAAAATGAGTGGGAAGTGGATGAATGCCATTATGTTATTGATTTGAAAGATTTTAGAGAGATTCCGAAACAAATGGTCACCGTCTTATGCAATGATATAAGCTTTGGGAAGGAAGTGATACCAATAGTTTGTGTAGTAGACGAGGACCTACTCACATCTCTTAATGTCTCACCAGATGTTAGTGATGGTCAAGTTTCTAATTTCTCCATGCCCTGGGAAAGCTTTACATACATAACAAATCCATTGCTTGATCAATCTTGTAATCCTGATATTGAG CATATGCAATTGGGCTGTGCTTGCCCTCATTCTTCATGCACCCCTGAAAGATGTGATCATGTTTACCTCTTTGATAATGATTATGAAGACGCCAAAGACATACATGGGAAATCAATGCATGGTAGGTTCCCTTACGATGATAAAGGGCGCCTTATACTCGAG GAGGGTTACCTTGTCTACGAGTGCAATCGAATTTGTAGCTGTAGTAAAACCTGTCCAAATAGGATTTTGCAGAATGGATTAAGGGTGAAAGTGGAAGTCTTCAAAACAAAGAATAAG GGATGGGCAGTCAGAGCATGTGAACCAATTCTAAGAGGGACATTTGTGTGCGAGTATATTGGAGAGGTTTTGGATGAGCAGGAGGCAAATGAGCGGCGCGGCAG ATATGGCGAAAAGGGTTGCAGCTATATGTATGGCATTGATGCTCATACCAATGATATGAGTAGATTGATCGAAGGTCAGGGAAATTATGTGATTGATGCCACCAAATATGGAAATGTTTCAAGGTTCATCAATCATAG CTGCAAGCCAAATCTTGTGAATCACCAAGTTCTTGTCAACAGCATGGAATCTCAGTATGCTCATATTGGCCTCTATGCTAGTAGAGAC ATTTTGTCTGGTGAAGAACTGACGCATAATTATCGGTATGATCTGATACCTGGAGATGGATTTCCGTGCCTCTGTGGAACTTCAGATTGCAGAGGCCGCCTGTACTGA
- the LOC136229004 gene encoding uncharacterized protein — protein sequence MAMVFAYSASVQLNDPDWYLWFPLYACACAVNLVNWAITSETIIRQFAKLTLWVGVFLFIKVVIEGLGSGTAGLWCLDLSKRVVREKTGSGLVIISMFLHLNDPQNSRKRKKNKFPREYVEYGMAMLVFFTFGLPFVFFVVGNGEIKFDEKG from the exons ATGGCTATGGTCTTTGCTTACTCTGCTTCCGTCCAGTTAAATGATCCTG ATTGGTACTTATGGTTCCCTCTGTATGCCTGTGCTTGTGCTGTTAATTTGGTGAATTGGGCAATTACATCTGAAACAATAATCAGACAATTTGCAAAATTGACATTATGGGTTGGAGTGTTTCTGTTTATTAAGGTTGTAATTGAAGGTCTTGGAAGTGGAACTGCTGGATTATGGTGTTTAGATTTGAGTAAGAGAGTTGTTAGAGAGAAAACTGGAAGTGGGTTAGTTATAATTTCCATGTTTTTACATCTGAATGATCCACAAAACTCCAGGAAAAGGAAGAAAAACAAGTTTCCTCGTGAATATGTTGAATATG GAATGGCAATGTTGGTGTTCTTCACTTTTGGACTTCCCTTTGTGTTCTTTGTAGTTGGGAATGGAGAGATCAAGTTTGACGAGAAGGGAtaa